From Pseudorca crassidens isolate mPseCra1 chromosome 7, mPseCra1.hap1, whole genome shotgun sequence, a single genomic window includes:
- the NACC2 gene encoding nucleus accumbens-associated protein 2 isoform X1, with the protein MSQMLHIEIPNFGNTVLGCLNEQRLLGLYCDVSIVVKGQAFKAHRAVLAASSLYFRDLFSGNSKSAFELPGTVPPACFQQILSFCYTGRLTMAASEQLVVMYTAGFLQIQHIVERGTDLMFKVSSPHCDSQTAMIEDASSEPQSPCNQLQPVTAAPPYVVSPSVPIPLLTRVKHEAVELPLAAGPGLAPKRPLETGARDGAAAATGPAVAAGTAPLKLPRVSYYGVPSLATLIPSIQQAQYSQGERTSPGASSLPTTDSPTSYHNEEDDEDDEAYDTMVEEQYGHMYVKAAGSYAVQEKPEPVPLESRSCVLIRRDLVALPASLISQIGYRCHPKLYSEGDPGEKLELVAGSGVYITRGQLMNCHLCAGVKHKVLLRRLLATFFDRNTLANSCGTGIRSSTSDPSRKPLDSRVLNAVKLYCQNFAPSFKESEMNVIAADMCTNARRVRKRWLPKIKSMLPEGVEMYRTVMGSSAASAPLDPEFPPAAAQVFEQRICAERRGDAAAIVALRTDAVNVDLGTSANPTFEAGSEADGAGSVVQEVAAPEPLPAEGQSPPQPFEQGSASSSRPATPAAGRRPEGPYAGTL; encoded by the exons aTGTCGCAGATGCTGCACATCGAGATCCCCAACTTCGGGAACACCGTGCTCGGCTGCCTCAACGAGCAGCGTCTGCTGGGCCTCTACTGCGATGTGTCCATTGTGGTCAAGGGCCAGGCCTTCAAGGCCCATCGGGCCGTCCTGGCCGCCAGCAGCCTCTACTTCCGCGACCTGTTCAGCGGCAACAGCAAGAGCGCCTTCGAGCTGCCGGGCACCGTGCCGCCCGCCTGCTTCCAGCAGATCCTGTCCTTCTGCTACACGGGCAGGCTGACCATGGCGGCCAGCGAGCAGCTCGTGGTCATGTACACGGCCGGCTTCCTGCAGATCCAGCACATCGTGGAGCGCGGCACGGACCTCATGTTCAAGGTGAGCTCGCCCCACTGCGACTCGCAGACCGCTATGATCGAGGACGCCAGCTCCGAGCCCCAGAGCCCCTGCAACCAGCTGCAGCCAGTCACCGCCGCGCCCCCCTACGTCGTGTCCCCCTCCGTGCCCATCCCGCTGCTGACCCGCGTCAAGCATGAAGCCGTGGAGCTGCCGCTGGCCGCgggcccaggcctggcccccAAGCGCCCGCTGGAGACAGGGGCCCGGGACGGCGCGGCAGCGGCGACGGGCCCCGCGGTGGCGGCAGGCACGGCCCCCCTCAAGCTGCCCCGGGTCTCCTACTACGGGGTGCCCAGCCTGGCCACCCTCATCCCCAGCATCCAGCAGGCGCAGTACTCCCAGGGGGAGCGGACCAGCCCGGGGGCCAGCAGCCTGCCCACCACCGACAGCCCCACCTcctaccacaacgaagaggatgACGAGGATGACGAGGCCTACGACACCATGGTGGAGGAGCAGTACGGCCACATGTACGTCAAGGCCGCGGGCAGCTACGCAG TGCAAGAGAAGCCGGAGCCCGTGCCACTGGAGAGCCGTTCCTGCGTCCTCATCCGCCGCGACCTGGTGGCCCTGCCCGCCAGCCTCATCAGCCAGATCGGGTACCGCTGCCACCCCAAGCTCTACTCCGAGGGGGACCCCGGCGAGAAGCTGGAGCTGGTGGCAG GCTCCGGCGTCTACATCACGCGTGGCCAGCTGATGAACTGCCACCTGTGCGCGGGGGTGAAGCACAAGGTGCTGCTGCGGCGCCTCCTCGCCACCTTCTTCGACAG GAACACGCTAGCCAACAGCTGTGGCACGGGCATCCGCTCGTCCACCAGTGACCCGAGCCGCAAGCCGCTGGACAGCCGCGTCCTGAACGCTGTGAAAT TGTACTGTCAGAACTTCGCCCCCAGCTTCAAGGAGAGCGAGATGAACGTGATCGCCGCGGACATGTGCACCAACGCCCGCCGCGTCCGCAAGCGCTGGCTGCCCAAGATCAAGTCCATGCTGCCCGAGGGCGTGGAGATGTACCGCACGGTCATGGGCTCCTCGGCCGCCAGCGCGCCCCTGGACCCCGAGTTCCCGCCCGCCGCCGCGCAGGTGTTTGAGCAGCGCATCTGTGCCGAGCGGCGGGGCGACGCAGCCGCCATCGTGGCTCTGAGAACTGACGCTGTGAATGTCGACCTGGGCACCTCCGCCAACCCCACCTTCGAGGCCGGCTCGGAGGCCGACGGGGCCGGCTCGGTCGTCCAGGAGGTGGCCGCGCCTGAGCCGCTGCCTGCCGAGGGCCAGAGCCCCCCGCAGCCCTTCGAGCAGGGCAGCGCCAGCAGCAGCCGGCCCGCGACGCCGGCCGCAGGGAGGAGACCGGAGGGCCCGTACGCAGGGACCTTGTAG
- the NACC2 gene encoding nucleus accumbens-associated protein 2 isoform X2 — MSQMLHIEIPNFGNTVLGCLNEQRLLGLYCDVSIVVKGQAFKAHRAVLAASSLYFRDLFSGNSKSAFELPGTVPPACFQQILSFCYTGRLTMAASEQLVVMYTAGFLQIQHIVERGTDLMFKQAQYSQGERTSPGASSLPTTDSPTSYHNEEDDEDDEAYDTMVEEQYGHMYVKAAGSYAVQEKPEPVPLESRSCVLIRRDLVALPASLISQIGYRCHPKLYSEGDPGEKLELVAGSGVYITRGQLMNCHLCAGVKHKVLLRRLLATFFDRNTLANSCGTGIRSSTSDPSRKPLDSRVLNAVKLYCQNFAPSFKESEMNVIAADMCTNARRVRKRWLPKIKSMLPEGVEMYRTVMGSSAASAPLDPEFPPAAAQVFEQRICAERRGDAAAIVALRTDAVNVDLGTSANPTFEAGSEADGAGSVVQEVAAPEPLPAEGQSPPQPFEQGSASSSRPATPAAGRRPEGPYAGTL; from the exons aTGTCGCAGATGCTGCACATCGAGATCCCCAACTTCGGGAACACCGTGCTCGGCTGCCTCAACGAGCAGCGTCTGCTGGGCCTCTACTGCGATGTGTCCATTGTGGTCAAGGGCCAGGCCTTCAAGGCCCATCGGGCCGTCCTGGCCGCCAGCAGCCTCTACTTCCGCGACCTGTTCAGCGGCAACAGCAAGAGCGCCTTCGAGCTGCCGGGCACCGTGCCGCCCGCCTGCTTCCAGCAGATCCTGTCCTTCTGCTACACGGGCAGGCTGACCATGGCGGCCAGCGAGCAGCTCGTGGTCATGTACACGGCCGGCTTCCTGCAGATCCAGCACATCGTGGAGCGCGGCACGGACCTCATGTTCAAG CAGGCGCAGTACTCCCAGGGGGAGCGGACCAGCCCGGGGGCCAGCAGCCTGCCCACCACCGACAGCCCCACCTcctaccacaacgaagaggatgACGAGGATGACGAGGCCTACGACACCATGGTGGAGGAGCAGTACGGCCACATGTACGTCAAGGCCGCGGGCAGCTACGCAG TGCAAGAGAAGCCGGAGCCCGTGCCACTGGAGAGCCGTTCCTGCGTCCTCATCCGCCGCGACCTGGTGGCCCTGCCCGCCAGCCTCATCAGCCAGATCGGGTACCGCTGCCACCCCAAGCTCTACTCCGAGGGGGACCCCGGCGAGAAGCTGGAGCTGGTGGCAG GCTCCGGCGTCTACATCACGCGTGGCCAGCTGATGAACTGCCACCTGTGCGCGGGGGTGAAGCACAAGGTGCTGCTGCGGCGCCTCCTCGCCACCTTCTTCGACAG GAACACGCTAGCCAACAGCTGTGGCACGGGCATCCGCTCGTCCACCAGTGACCCGAGCCGCAAGCCGCTGGACAGCCGCGTCCTGAACGCTGTGAAAT TGTACTGTCAGAACTTCGCCCCCAGCTTCAAGGAGAGCGAGATGAACGTGATCGCCGCGGACATGTGCACCAACGCCCGCCGCGTCCGCAAGCGCTGGCTGCCCAAGATCAAGTCCATGCTGCCCGAGGGCGTGGAGATGTACCGCACGGTCATGGGCTCCTCGGCCGCCAGCGCGCCCCTGGACCCCGAGTTCCCGCCCGCCGCCGCGCAGGTGTTTGAGCAGCGCATCTGTGCCGAGCGGCGGGGCGACGCAGCCGCCATCGTGGCTCTGAGAACTGACGCTGTGAATGTCGACCTGGGCACCTCCGCCAACCCCACCTTCGAGGCCGGCTCGGAGGCCGACGGGGCCGGCTCGGTCGTCCAGGAGGTGGCCGCGCCTGAGCCGCTGCCTGCCGAGGGCCAGAGCCCCCCGCAGCCCTTCGAGCAGGGCAGCGCCAGCAGCAGCCGGCCCGCGACGCCGGCCGCAGGGAGGAGACCGGAGGGCCCGTACGCAGGGACCTTGTAG